One Polycladomyces zharkentensis genomic region harbors:
- the spoIVB gene encoding SpoIVB peptidase has protein sequence MREKQKRKWWGIVLVGFLIWASMTPTFQQFTSFPRELRLFSGDQEQLRLTMPATVMADIADPHVATINGKSCAKLDLHHPFTVMTKHRGQTRLTLRLFGRIPLKSLQVRVLPEIRVIPGGQSIGVKLQSAGVMVVGHHLVSQGDEAISPGEKADIRVGDYIVRINDQPIQNVNQVSTIVRHTFGQPLKVTLVRGDRKRETTLTPVFDKREGIYRIGLYIRDSAAGVGTLTFYDPVRKVYGALGHVISDMDTGQPIRVGGGTIIRSSVTSIQKGESGEPGEKRAIFFQEHHVLGSIRRNTPFGIFGRMERMPDKGLYNRTVPVALAEEVKEGPAQILTVVEGQKVERYNIEIVHVVHQKYPATKGMIIKITDPRLLKRTGGIVQGMSGSPILQNGKLIGAVTHVFVNDPTSGYGTLIEWMLQDAGVLQTAGLHETRFLFLSLKEMYGRVLSQKQE, from the coding sequence TTGCGGGAAAAACAGAAAAGAAAATGGTGGGGTATTGTACTGGTTGGTTTCCTTATCTGGGCCAGCATGACACCGACCTTTCAACAGTTCACTTCGTTCCCCCGGGAATTGCGCCTGTTTTCCGGTGATCAGGAACAACTTCGTCTGACAATGCCGGCCACCGTGATGGCCGACATCGCCGATCCACACGTAGCGACGATCAACGGAAAAAGTTGTGCGAAACTGGATTTGCATCATCCGTTCACCGTCATGACCAAGCATCGCGGACAGACGCGGCTGACCCTCCGGTTGTTTGGTCGCATTCCGCTCAAGTCCTTGCAAGTGCGGGTTTTGCCCGAAATCCGCGTGATTCCCGGCGGACAATCGATCGGGGTCAAACTGCAATCAGCCGGTGTGATGGTTGTCGGTCATCATCTGGTGTCGCAGGGAGATGAGGCGATTTCCCCCGGAGAAAAAGCGGATATCCGCGTTGGTGACTATATCGTGCGCATCAACGATCAACCGATTCAAAACGTCAACCAAGTGTCAACCATTGTCCGGCATACATTCGGCCAACCACTGAAAGTGACGCTGGTACGCGGCGACCGTAAACGGGAGACGACATTGACGCCGGTCTTCGACAAACGGGAGGGCATCTATCGCATCGGCCTGTATATCCGTGATTCCGCCGCGGGTGTGGGCACATTGACGTTTTATGATCCGGTTCGGAAAGTGTATGGTGCGTTGGGTCACGTCATATCCGATATGGATACCGGTCAACCGATTCGAGTCGGAGGGGGGACGATCATTCGTTCCAGTGTCACTTCCATCCAAAAAGGAGAGTCGGGTGAACCCGGGGAAAAACGCGCGATTTTTTTCCAAGAGCATCACGTTCTCGGTTCCATTCGACGCAATACGCCGTTCGGGATCTTCGGCAGAATGGAACGAATGCCTGACAAGGGCCTGTACAATCGAACGGTTCCTGTAGCGTTGGCAGAAGAGGTAAAAGAAGGACCGGCCCAAATTCTGACGGTGGTGGAAGGGCAAAAAGTGGAGCGGTACAACATTGAGATCGTACATGTGGTTCATCAGAAATATCCGGCGACCAAAGGGATGATCATCAAAATTACCGACCCGCGGTTGTTAAAGAGAACGGGAGGGATCGTTCAGGGGATGAGTGGCAGCCCCATCTTGCAAAACGGCAAATTGATCGGAGCTGTGACACACGTCTTTGTCAACGATCCCACTTCCGGGTACGGCACGCTGATTGAATGGATGTTGCAGGATGCGGGGGTACTACAGACGGCGGGTCTCCATGAGACCCGTTTTCTTTTTTTATCATTAAAGGAAATGTATGGTCGTGTTTTGAGCCAAAAGCAGGAATGA
- the recN gene encoding DNA repair protein RecN: protein MLREMSIRHFAIIDHVRLMFDDGFHVLTGETGAGKSILIDAIGLLVGGRGSADFVRHGKEKAEIEGLFEVPAGHPVREVLSELGIEPEEDILIIRREISASGKSTSRINGRMVTLSMLKRVGERLLDIHGQHEHQSLLKQEEHVEWLDAFGGEPVLAKRREYEAVYRKYRDREREWQRLTVDEKEIAQRIDLLRFQQEEIAAAKLTEGEEEELELERNRLAHAEKIVYNASEAYEALYGERRGLEHLHDALQALEEIVQVDGSIRSVWEMVQSAYYQLEEAARELGNYRDRLEFDPDRLAEVEDRLHLIRQLKRKYGESIRDILSFGERVQEELERLLNRDKNKEALEEEMRQLRVELDQMADELTALRKQAARRLEERVEKELADLNMGATTFHVAFYSSETPNGLTPTGKDRIEFQIAPNPGEPLRPLARIASGGELSRIMLALKTLFADVDHIPTLIFDEIDTGVSGRAAQAIAEKMVALGRKSQVLCITHLPQVACMADTHFYIYKEAESGHTQTHVEKLDRQGRTLELARMLGGVEVTDTTREHAQEMLRMAEQMKKAI from the coding sequence ATGCTTCGGGAAATGTCCATCCGCCATTTTGCCATCATCGACCATGTCCGTCTGATGTTTGACGACGGATTTCATGTGCTGACCGGGGAGACCGGTGCCGGGAAATCGATCCTGATCGATGCCATCGGCCTTTTGGTCGGAGGACGCGGTTCCGCCGATTTTGTACGTCACGGAAAAGAAAAGGCGGAGATAGAGGGATTGTTCGAGGTGCCGGCCGGACACCCCGTGAGAGAAGTTTTGTCCGAATTGGGCATCGAACCGGAAGAAGATATCCTCATCATCCGCCGGGAAATATCGGCGAGCGGCAAAAGCACCAGCCGGATCAACGGACGCATGGTCACCTTGTCCATGTTGAAACGAGTGGGTGAACGGCTGCTGGACATTCACGGTCAGCATGAGCATCAATCTCTGCTCAAGCAGGAAGAGCACGTGGAATGGCTGGATGCGTTCGGTGGCGAACCGGTTTTGGCCAAACGCAGGGAGTACGAAGCTGTTTACCGAAAATACCGTGATCGGGAACGTGAATGGCAACGCTTAACGGTGGACGAGAAAGAGATCGCCCAACGGATCGATCTGCTTCGCTTTCAACAGGAGGAAATTGCTGCGGCAAAGTTGACGGAAGGCGAAGAAGAAGAGCTGGAGTTGGAGCGCAATCGGTTGGCGCACGCCGAAAAAATCGTCTATAACGCGTCGGAGGCATATGAGGCGTTGTACGGGGAACGGCGGGGACTGGAACACCTGCATGACGCTTTGCAAGCGTTGGAAGAGATTGTACAAGTGGACGGATCGATCCGATCTGTTTGGGAAATGGTCCAAAGCGCATACTATCAGTTGGAGGAAGCTGCCCGGGAGCTGGGAAATTATCGTGACCGACTGGAATTTGACCCTGACCGGCTGGCCGAAGTGGAAGACCGTCTCCACCTGATTCGCCAACTGAAACGAAAATATGGTGAATCGATCCGCGACATTTTGTCGTTTGGCGAGCGTGTGCAAGAAGAGCTGGAGCGATTGTTGAACCGTGATAAAAACAAAGAAGCGCTGGAAGAGGAAATGAGGCAGCTTCGCGTGGAATTGGACCAAATGGCGGACGAACTGACCGCTCTGCGTAAACAAGCGGCCAGACGTCTGGAGGAGCGGGTGGAAAAAGAGCTGGCCGATCTCAATATGGGGGCCACCACGTTTCATGTCGCCTTTTATTCCTCTGAAACGCCCAACGGATTGACGCCGACCGGCAAGGATCGCATTGAGTTTCAAATTGCGCCCAACCCCGGCGAGCCGCTCAGACCCTTGGCCAGGATTGCATCCGGCGGGGAATTGTCGCGAATTATGCTGGCATTGAAAACGCTGTTTGCCGATGTGGATCACATTCCCACCCTGATCTTTGACGAGATCGATACGGGGGTCAGCGGACGCGCGGCCCAGGCGATTGCCGAGAAAATGGTGGCATTGGGGCGGAAAAGCCAAGTCTTGTGCATCACGCATTTGCCGCAAGTGGCATGTATGGCGGATACGCATTTTTACATTTACAAAGAAGCGGAATCTGGACACACCCAAACCCATGTCGAAAAACTGGACAGGCAGGGAAGAACGTTGGAGCTGGCCCGGATGCTGGGCGGTGTGGAAGTGACGGACACCACACGCGAACATGCGCAGGAAATGCTTCGAATGGCCGAACAGATGAAAAAAGCGATCTGA
- a CDS encoding YheC/YheD family endospore coat-associated protein, producing MGTTLLNRVISGKPTHERARLYFEYGCKNGVCPILFDLKGLNLKKRQVTGYVWKPSTQQYIRTVCPLPHVVHKRELISSPKLTALSRLLGKRLFNPLINRNKLMIHRLLRQNPRIQPYLPDTRGISAPAHVFQLIQRYPTVFIKPVIGSLGRNVSKIQAVGNKHYIFYPYKGKARSLSEFQLKQELAKHRLTNNHFLIQQGIPLAKYHGSPFDLRVSVQKGKGGRWQISGEVVKVAQHKGILTNLSQNGKAIPAPTVLSHAFPNRNPQDILQKVRRLAIEVCRTLEKTYPAFADAGLDIGLDHKGHPWLIEVNFRDLRYSFHSAGEYRMFKNTYFNPMRYAKFLLSSKSG from the coding sequence TTGGGAACGACTTTACTAAACAGAGTCATATCGGGAAAACCGACGCATGAAAGGGCACGACTTTATTTTGAATACGGATGTAAGAATGGTGTATGCCCTATTCTTTTTGATTTAAAAGGGCTAAATTTAAAAAAGCGACAGGTGACAGGTTACGTTTGGAAACCGTCAACACAACAATATATCCGAACTGTTTGTCCACTTCCCCATGTCGTACACAAGCGGGAATTAATAAGCTCCCCGAAGCTCACGGCTCTCTCCCGGCTATTAGGCAAACGATTGTTCAATCCGCTGATTAACCGAAATAAATTAATGATTCACCGTTTACTCAGGCAAAATCCCAGGATTCAACCTTACCTCCCGGATACTCGCGGAATAAGTGCTCCCGCTCACGTCTTTCAACTGATTCAGCGTTATCCCACTGTCTTTATTAAACCGGTTATCGGATCACTCGGGAGAAATGTTTCCAAAATCCAAGCAGTCGGAAATAAACACTATATATTTTATCCCTATAAAGGTAAAGCGCGTTCGCTTTCTGAATTTCAACTTAAACAGGAACTGGCTAAACATCGCTTGACCAACAATCATTTTTTAATTCAACAAGGAATCCCCTTGGCCAAGTATCACGGCTCTCCATTTGACTTGCGAGTATCTGTGCAGAAAGGGAAGGGCGGCCGGTGGCAAATCAGCGGTGAGGTTGTCAAGGTTGCACAACATAAAGGAATTTTGACGAACCTGTCACAAAACGGAAAGGCAATTCCAGCACCCACCGTTTTATCCCACGCTTTTCCGAATAGAAATCCGCAAGACATCCTGCAAAAGGTCAGGCGTTTAGCTATAGAGGTATGCCGGACATTAGAGAAAACGTATCCGGCTTTTGCTGATGCAGGGCTGGATATCGGGCTCGATCATAAAGGACATCCTTGGTTAATCGAAGTGAACTTTCGCGATTTGCGATACTCTTTTCACTCTGCCGGGGAATACAGGATGTTCAAAAATACCTACTTTAACCCCATGCGTTATGCCAAATTTCTACTATCCTCCAAGAGTGGATAA
- a CDS encoding HipA family kinase: protein MYNKNIRPVKHIRGMPRGSSRPQLILFSDGRLYIVKFKNNPKQGTRALVNEYIAGQLARLLNLPVPRFKIVNISKKFIRANRILTQHNFAPGHQFASEFIHNCKQNFTRLLPRKPNIINRKQLAGIIVFDQWVNNIDRLKRNILLQAIPREGSYKIYMIDHGHSFSYYNFSRKRDCNWTPYTLKFLPQKLKSTDFYNWCADQVRNPGDFFLFVNKIKQLPDEQIYKVIASIPKDWNVSQVEKEALCAYLKKAKKMLPNLITQYINETHFKKHRTR, encoded by the coding sequence ATGTACAACAAGAATATACGACCGGTCAAGCATATTCGAGGAATGCCTAGAGGTAGTTCTCGTCCACAACTGATCCTCTTTAGCGACGGTCGCCTGTATATAGTTAAATTTAAAAACAACCCCAAGCAAGGGACTAGAGCGCTTGTCAACGAATACATTGCAGGTCAATTAGCTCGATTACTCAATCTTCCTGTACCTCGTTTCAAAATCGTAAATATATCAAAAAAATTTATCAGGGCGAACCGGATCTTGACCCAACATAACTTTGCACCTGGTCATCAGTTCGCAAGTGAATTCATTCATAACTGTAAACAAAATTTTACACGCCTTCTCCCGCGCAAACCGAACATAATAAACCGTAAACAACTTGCCGGGATCATTGTGTTTGATCAATGGGTCAATAACATTGACCGTTTGAAAAGAAATATCCTCTTGCAAGCTATTCCGCGTGAAGGTAGCTATAAGATCTATATGATCGATCATGGTCATAGTTTTTCGTATTATAATTTTTCGCGTAAACGTGATTGTAATTGGACGCCATACACGCTTAAGTTCCTGCCTCAGAAACTCAAATCTACCGACTTTTATAACTGGTGTGCTGATCAGGTCCGTAATCCAGGCGATTTTTTCTTGTTCGTGAACAAAATTAAACAACTACCGGATGAGCAAATATATAAAGTGATCGCATCAATCCCAAAAGATTGGAATGTATCGCAGGTGGAAAAAGAGGCATTGTGCGCTTACCTTAAAAAGGCTAAAAAAATGCTTCCGAATTTAATCACGCAATATATAAACGAAACTCATTTCAAGAAGCATCGAACCAGGTAA
- the dxs gene encoding 1-deoxy-D-xylulose-5-phosphate synthase has translation MHLDQIDSPQKLKQVPVDQLPKLAEEIRQFLIESLSKTGGHLAPNLGVVELTLALHYLFDSPKDKIIWDVGHQAYVHKILTGRKHLFPTLRQYKGLCGFPKMSESEHDVWETGHSSTSLSAAMGMAAARDLKGENHKVIAVIGDGALTGGMALEAMNHIGNEKKDLIVILNDNEMSISPNVGAIHNYLGRLRTYKGYKKAKELVEYWLEKMPSGDTFAKTLERVKDSIKYLVISGVLFEKLGFTYLGPVDGHKLDELMECLRQAAKTSGPVLVHVITKKGYGYKPAEENSVAYHGVGAYKIESGEFMKKAGKGPDYAKVFGSTLVKLAEKDPRIVAITPAMLTGSKLDAFAERFPDRCFDVGIAEQHATTFAAGLATQGMKPVLAIYSTFLQRGYDQLIHDVCRQNLNVVIAVDRAGLVGADGETHQGVYDIAYMRSVPNIVIMMPKDENELQHMLYTAVHYDAGPIAVRFPRGTGMGVSMDTTFRTIPIGQSEVVRDGNDVALLAFGPMVALAEEAAEQLKREGISAKVINARFAKPLDETMLLELSRTGMPVITIEEGARMGGFGSAVLEFYADRDIHGMVVKNLAIPDYFVEHGSVEEQRQEVGLTVENIVQTVRSVAPAMPRKRQRA, from the coding sequence ATGCACCTCGATCAAATTGATTCACCGCAAAAACTGAAACAGGTTCCCGTCGATCAATTGCCCAAGTTGGCCGAAGAAATCCGTCAGTTTCTGATTGAAAGCCTGTCCAAGACCGGTGGCCACCTGGCACCCAATCTGGGTGTGGTCGAGCTGACGCTGGCACTTCATTATCTGTTCGACAGCCCCAAAGATAAGATCATCTGGGATGTCGGTCACCAAGCTTATGTGCACAAAATTTTGACCGGACGGAAGCACTTGTTCCCCACATTGCGCCAATACAAAGGACTGTGCGGTTTTCCGAAGATGAGCGAAAGTGAACATGATGTATGGGAAACCGGCCACAGCAGTACCTCGCTTTCGGCTGCGATGGGGATGGCGGCGGCCCGTGATCTCAAAGGGGAAAACCATAAGGTGATCGCCGTCATCGGCGACGGGGCGCTGACCGGCGGGATGGCCCTGGAAGCGATGAACCATATCGGCAACGAGAAAAAAGATTTGATTGTGATACTCAACGACAATGAGATGTCGATTTCTCCCAACGTAGGTGCAATACACAATTATTTGGGTCGGTTGCGCACCTATAAAGGGTACAAAAAAGCAAAGGAACTGGTGGAGTACTGGCTGGAGAAAATGCCGTCCGGCGATACGTTTGCCAAGACGCTGGAACGCGTGAAGGACAGCATCAAATATTTGGTCATCTCCGGCGTATTGTTTGAAAAGCTCGGTTTTACCTATCTCGGCCCGGTCGACGGCCACAAGCTGGATGAATTGATGGAATGCCTTCGTCAGGCTGCCAAAACCAGCGGCCCCGTTTTGGTACATGTCATTACCAAAAAGGGATACGGTTACAAACCGGCAGAAGAAAACTCGGTCGCTTACCACGGTGTGGGGGCATACAAAATCGAATCGGGCGAGTTTATGAAAAAAGCGGGTAAGGGACCTGATTACGCCAAGGTTTTCGGCAGCACATTGGTCAAATTGGCTGAAAAAGATCCGCGGATCGTGGCGATCACGCCGGCGATGCTGACCGGCTCCAAATTGGACGCATTTGCCGAGCGGTTCCCGGATCGTTGTTTCGACGTGGGGATCGCCGAACAACATGCGACCACGTTTGCGGCAGGGTTGGCCACACAGGGAATGAAGCCCGTTTTGGCCATTTACTCCACGTTTTTGCAACGGGGGTACGACCAACTCATTCACGATGTGTGCCGTCAAAACCTGAATGTGGTGATCGCGGTGGACCGCGCCGGTTTGGTCGGTGCCGACGGTGAGACGCACCAGGGTGTGTACGATATCGCTTACATGCGCAGTGTACCGAATATCGTCATTATGATGCCCAAAGATGAAAACGAATTGCAACATATGTTGTATACGGCTGTACATTATGATGCGGGTCCGATCGCGGTACGATTCCCGCGAGGCACCGGAATGGGTGTATCGATGGACACGACGTTCCGCACCATTCCGATCGGCCAGTCCGAAGTGGTGCGTGATGGGAACGACGTGGCGCTGCTGGCCTTTGGCCCGATGGTGGCACTGGCCGAGGAAGCGGCGGAGCAGTTGAAACGGGAGGGAATCTCCGCCAAGGTAATCAATGCCCGGTTCGCCAAACCGCTGGACGAGACGATGCTGTTGGAGCTGAGCCGCACGGGGATGCCCGTCATCACGATTGAAGAAGGGGCGCGCATGGGCGGGTTTGGCAGTGCGGTGCTGGAATTTTACGCAGATCGGGACATTCACGGCATGGTCGTCAAGAACCTGGCGATCCCCGACTACTTTGTCGAACACGGAAGTGTGGAAGAACAGCGCCAGGAAGTCGGACTTACAGTGGAAAACATTGTGCAGACGGTGCGCAGTGTGGCACCGGCGATGCCGCGAAAGCGACAACGGGCGTAG
- the spo0A gene encoding sporulation transcription factor Spo0A, whose protein sequence is MNKIRVLLADDNREFAELLREYLASQDDMDVIGVAYNGNEVLEKLEKDVPDVLVLDIIMPHLDGLGVLEQIHERGIKPVPKIMMLTAFGQENITQRAVELGAAYYILKPFDMAVLADRIRQMKGQPGASTTMKSMNPQSNRANNLDANITSVIHEIGVPAHIKGYLYLREAITMVYNEVELLGAITKTLYPRIAEKYNTTPSRVERAIRHAIEVAWSRGNMESIRNLFGYTINVTKAKPTNSEFIAMVADKLRIEHKVG, encoded by the coding sequence TTGAACAAAATCCGCGTTTTGTTGGCTGACGACAATCGGGAGTTTGCCGAGCTGTTACGGGAATATCTTGCTTCCCAAGACGATATGGACGTGATCGGTGTTGCCTACAACGGCAATGAGGTGCTGGAAAAATTGGAGAAAGACGTGCCGGATGTTTTGGTGCTGGACATCATCATGCCGCACTTGGACGGATTGGGTGTGTTGGAACAAATTCACGAACGGGGGATCAAACCGGTTCCCAAAATCATGATGTTAACGGCTTTCGGTCAGGAAAACATCACCCAGCGTGCAGTGGAATTGGGAGCGGCCTATTACATACTGAAACCATTTGACATGGCCGTATTGGCGGATCGGATTCGTCAGATGAAAGGGCAACCGGGTGCTTCGACCACAATGAAGTCAATGAATCCGCAGTCGAATCGCGCCAACAATCTGGATGCCAACATTACGAGCGTGATCCACGAAATTGGCGTACCGGCCCATATCAAAGGATATTTGTACCTCCGGGAAGCCATTACGATGGTGTACAACGAAGTGGAGTTGCTCGGCGCCATCACCAAAACGTTGTATCCACGGATTGCGGAGAAGTACAACACCACGCCCAGCCGGGTGGAACGGGCCATTCGTCACGCGATCGAGGTGGCCTGGAGCCGGGGCAACATGGAATCCATCCGCAACCTGTTCGGATACACCATCAACGTGACCAAGGCAAAACCCACCAACAGCGAATTCATCGCGATGGTGGCGGACAAATTGCGTATCGAGCACAAAGTGGGTTGA
- the ahrC gene encoding transcriptional regulator AhrC/ArgR, with translation MKAQRHIKIREIIASKDIETQEELVDELKKAGFNVTQATVSRDIKELHLVKVATNNGRYKYSLPADRRFNPLQKLKRMLVESFVGIDHSENLIVMKTLPGNAHACAALIDHLDWPEIIGTIAGDDTILMICRNKEVVPEVVKRFLDML, from the coding sequence ATGAAAGCGCAGCGTCACATCAAGATTCGCGAGATCATCGCAAGCAAGGACATCGAAACACAAGAGGAATTGGTGGATGAACTGAAAAAAGCGGGATTCAATGTGACCCAGGCCACGGTGTCCCGCGACATCAAAGAATTGCATCTCGTCAAGGTGGCGACCAACAATGGTCGTTACAAATATTCGCTGCCTGCCGACAGGCGCTTCAATCCGTTGCAAAAACTGAAACGCATGTTGGTTGAGTCGTTTGTCGGTATCGATCACAGCGAAAACCTCATCGTCATGAAAACCCTGCCGGGGAATGCGCATGCATGTGCAGCGTTGATCGACCATCTGGATTGGCCGGAGATTATCGGCACGATTGCGGGCGATGACACGATCCTGATGATTTGTCGCAACAAAGAGGTCGTGCCGGAGGTCGTGAAACGTTTTCTCGACATGTTGTAG
- a CDS encoding TlyA family RNA methyltransferase, producing the protein MSKQRLDVLLVEKGYFESRQQAQRAIMAGLVRVNKERVDKPGTKIPADAVLEVTGQVHPFVSRGGLKLLEAIRAFRLDLTERVVIDIGASTGGFTDCALQHGAKRVYAVDVGYGQLAWKLRQDPRVVVMERTNFRYMKPEDLPGEPPDLATIDVSFISLSHILPPLYPMLCTGGDVVALIKPQFEAGKEQVGKKGIVRDPAIHRQVIRSVLDMAASCGFQPMGVIPSPITGGEGNIEFLCRLTKSDRPSQGIMPDEAIEEAVAEAHRRHA; encoded by the coding sequence TTGAGCAAGCAACGGCTGGATGTTCTATTGGTGGAAAAGGGATATTTCGAAAGCAGGCAACAGGCGCAGCGGGCCATCATGGCCGGTTTGGTGCGCGTCAATAAAGAACGGGTGGACAAGCCGGGGACCAAAATCCCTGCGGATGCCGTGCTGGAAGTGACCGGTCAAGTGCATCCTTTCGTCAGTCGCGGCGGACTGAAACTGCTGGAAGCCATCCGGGCTTTCCGACTGGATCTCACGGAACGCGTGGTGATCGATATCGGGGCTTCTACCGGCGGCTTCACGGATTGCGCTTTGCAACACGGTGCCAAACGTGTGTATGCCGTCGATGTCGGGTACGGACAGCTCGCTTGGAAATTGCGGCAAGATCCGCGGGTCGTCGTGATGGAACGGACCAATTTCCGCTATATGAAACCGGAGGATTTGCCAGGCGAGCCACCGGATCTTGCGACGATAGACGTTTCTTTTATCTCGTTGAGCCATATCCTGCCGCCACTTTATCCGATGCTGTGTACGGGCGGGGATGTGGTCGCACTGATTAAACCGCAATTTGAAGCGGGGAAGGAACAAGTGGGCAAAAAAGGGATCGTGCGCGACCCGGCCATTCACCGGCAGGTGATCCGATCCGTGTTGGACATGGCGGCATCCTGCGGTTTTCAACCGATGGGGGTGATCCCTTCGCCCATTACGGGCGGGGAAGGCAACATTGAGTTTTTGTGCCGTCTCACCAAAAGCGATCGTCCTTCCCAGGGGATCATGCCGGATGAAGCCATCGAAGAAGCCGTGGCGGAAGCGCATCGGCGTCATGCATAG
- a CDS encoding polyprenyl synthetase family protein — protein sequence MGTAEQYLQEKAGLVNDRLTQYVESWHDIPKRLKESVAYSLLAGGKRLRPVLVLATAEALGTEAEQALPFACALEMIHTYSLIHDDLPAMDDDDYRRGRLTNHKVYGEAMAILAGDALLTKAFGLMAEGALLIGLPATTALNLIAEASRRAGAEGMVGGQVDDILHENQPVTLETLRSIHRRKTGDLITFAVRLGGMVAGADDSQLEKLTRFAEGLGLAFQIQDDILDVIGDREKLGKETGSDEARNKATYPALLGLSASKEHLRKTIGEAKRWIEGETWLNTRTLLELADFLTTRDR from the coding sequence GTGGGAACCGCGGAACAATACTTGCAGGAAAAGGCTGGTCTGGTGAATGACCGACTGACGCAATACGTTGAATCGTGGCATGATATTCCGAAGCGGTTGAAAGAATCCGTAGCCTATTCCCTGTTGGCCGGCGGCAAGCGTTTGCGGCCTGTTTTGGTGTTGGCGACGGCGGAGGCGCTCGGCACGGAAGCGGAACAAGCCCTTCCATTTGCATGTGCGTTGGAGATGATTCATACGTACTCCCTGATTCACGACGATCTTCCGGCGATGGATGATGACGACTATCGGCGGGGAAGGCTGACCAACCACAAGGTATACGGAGAAGCCATGGCCATTTTGGCCGGAGACGCGCTTTTGACCAAAGCGTTCGGTTTGATGGCGGAAGGGGCGCTGTTGATCGGACTTCCGGCTACTACTGCCTTGAATCTGATCGCGGAGGCCTCCCGTCGTGCAGGAGCGGAAGGCATGGTGGGCGGTCAGGTGGACGACATCCTGCACGAGAATCAACCGGTCACACTGGAAACTCTCCGATCGATTCACCGGCGCAAAACAGGTGACCTGATCACGTTCGCCGTCCGGTTGGGCGGTATGGTGGCCGGAGCTGATGACTCCCAACTGGAGAAGCTGACTCGTTTTGCCGAAGGATTGGGGTTGGCGTTTCAAATTCAGGATGACATTCTGGATGTGATCGGCGACCGCGAGAAATTGGGAAAAGAGACTGGAAGCGACGAGGCGAGAAACAAAGCGACGTATCCCGCCTTGCTGGGCTTGTCCGCTTCGAAGGAACACCTTCGGAAAACGATCGGGGAAGCAAAACGCTGGATTGAGGGAGAAACGTGGTTGAATACCCGTACACTCCTGGAATTGGCCGATTTTTTGACGACACGCGACCGTTGA
- a CDS encoding NAD(+)/NADH kinase yields the protein MTTIGISVNKGKPKTRIVTRELVRLLEERNAGVVLEPDIAQEIGRPDLGLPLERFPERANILFVLGGDGTLLGFARRFAQHSLPILGFNLGNLGFLSEAEPDNLADAVDRVIAGDYYIEERLMLDAEVVRDGQVLERSVALNDVGIAKGSFSRMITCSVWMDDSYLGTYSGDGVIVSTPTGSTAYSLSCGGPIVWPGLQTILLTPICPHTLTARPMVLPAESVLEVRVSATHQDIGLTIDGQLGFRLNVDDVIRVRRSPYNTLLIKWQERSFFEVVRRKLQGDTGEDPGLEGKR from the coding sequence TTGACAACCATTGGCATTTCCGTCAATAAAGGAAAACCCAAGACACGGATCGTCACGCGTGAATTGGTGCGATTGTTGGAAGAAAGAAATGCCGGCGTGGTGCTGGAGCCGGACATCGCACAGGAGATCGGTCGTCCCGATCTGGGTCTCCCGTTGGAACGTTTTCCCGAGCGGGCCAACATCCTGTTCGTCTTGGGTGGAGACGGCACCCTGTTGGGGTTTGCGCGTCGGTTTGCGCAGCATTCGTTGCCGATATTGGGATTCAATTTGGGTAACCTTGGATTTCTCTCCGAAGCGGAACCGGACAATCTGGCTGATGCAGTTGACCGGGTGATCGCAGGGGACTATTACATAGAAGAACGATTGATGCTGGATGCGGAGGTGGTGAGGGACGGGCAGGTGCTGGAACGGAGTGTGGCATTGAATGACGTCGGCATTGCCAAAGGCTCGTTCAGCCGCATGATCACTTGCTCGGTGTGGATGGACGACTCGTACTTGGGTACGTACTCGGGAGACGGCGTCATCGTCTCCACTCCGACCGGTTCCACTGCTTATTCCTTATCGTGCGGGGGGCCGATCGTATGGCCCGGACTGCAGACGATCTTACTCACACCGATCTGTCCGCACACGTTGACCGCCCGGCCGATGGTGCTGCCGGCCGAAAGCGTGTTGGAAGTGCGGGTCAGCGCAACGCATCAGGATATCGGTTTGACCATTGACGGTCAACTGGGTTTTCGGTTAAATGTGGATGATGTGATCCGTGTACGCCGGTCTCCGTACAATACCTTGCTGATCAAATGGCAGGAACGCTCCTTTTTTGAAGTGGTGAGAAGAAAGCTGCAAGGAGATACGGGTGAGGATCCAGGGTTGGAGGGCAAACGATGA